A stretch of DNA from Pygocentrus nattereri isolate fPygNat1 chromosome 14, fPygNat1.pri, whole genome shotgun sequence:
GTGCTCCTGGCTTCCCTGGACCTCGTGGTCCTCCTGGAGCTGCTGGAACTCCTGGTGCCCCTGGTCCCAAGGGTAACACTGTAagtatatgtttatttaaatagaaCAGTAAATGCCCATTTTTTCAAGAATTTatgagctgaaaaaaaaattatgcacAGACTGTGATAGTGGTTTGTCTATCTGGACAGCTATTATGTCCTTCAAAGGATATTAAAACGTTCTGTTTCCTGTGTGATAGGGTGAGGCTGGTGCCCCTGGAGCCAAGGGAGAGGCTGGTGTCAAGGGAGAGTCTGTAAGTACATCATATTTAGCAAAGAAGTTGAATGAGTATGGGTACTTCTTTACATTTACTCTATCAATACTGCACAGttgttatatttacattatgaTACAGTAAACCAGAGACCAGTCACATTAGCAGAACACACcatgacatgttttattaaatatgcAATTTTTTGAGAACATCAAGAAGTTATTGAATAATCAGTAATATgccataattatttatttaccttttttgaAAACTATTAATAtcctggatattaattttattatagcTTAATTCTTGGTGTTATGCAGCCATCTCAAAtgttatagaaccatttatagTCTACAAAATCTGCTTGAATCAGAAATGATCTACAGCGTCTACTACTTTTGTGAAAAGCATCTATCTACGCTGTTAGGTGATTCAACTGGCACTTTGTCTGACTGTCTCTGTTTTTTATGATTACCTAGGGTGCACCTGGAGTTCAGGGACCCCCTGGACCCCCTGGTGAGGAGGGCAAGAGAGGAGCACGTGGTGAGCCCGGTGCTGCTGGTGTCCGTGGACCCGCTGGCGAGCGTGTATGTACCCCTCTGACTGTTTGAATATTACCTTCACATTCACCACCTGCTCTTCTGAGTAATTCAGTGTTGTATGTCACACCTATAGTGCTTAGAGTTATAAATAACTGAtctgattctttaggaaatttgaaatgtttttctttgaattttttGGCTTGGAAAAAGGCTGAACATTAGCGCATACTTTATTAAATACtattataaacataaatatacactcaGATTGATGCATCACAATGCatcaatacattttacattgctAGTACTAACCTAGGAGATCAACATGTAGGAGTGATAAAGAATGAAGGATGCCTTGCGAATGTTTAACAGAGCCCACAGTACACAACTGAGCTTAAGCACTGAAACACCAGACTTGATACACCATTACTTCTCTCTATAGGGTGCTCCTGGTGCTCGTGGTTTCCCTGGTGCTGATGGAGCTGCTGGCCCCAGAGTGAGTctataatattttacattttgtagtATTGCTAATTACAGGCAGAACATTATTAAAAGTACTGTCTCTTTAGCCCACTATGCTTAAGCCAATCCTCATCAATTCTTTGTTCTCTCCTTTACAATAGGGTGCCCCTGGTGAGCGTGGAGGCCCTGGAGTTGTTGGAGCTAAGGGTGCCACTGGTGAGCCTGGCCGCAACGGCGAGCCTGGTATGCCTGGATCAAAGGTAAGAGTTCTTCTGTTTCCTTTCTTCCCCTCATGTAACAGAACAAGAAAAGATAGAGTGGAAAATGCCAAAGAATGCCACCATTGCAACATCAGGTGGCACATTCAAGATGGCTGACAGAAAAATAATTATGCAAGGAAGTTACTTTCAGCCATTTAATAGCAGTTATCAAATCTGTTATCTGTTATCATCAAAATTAGGTGAGCTGTCACGGAGCTAGATCTTCATTATCTTAAACATTGCTTATTTCtctttactatatatatacatatataaaacatttttatgtagtGACTTTTGTGGCTAGCTCAGATTTGGTTTGGCCTTTCTACTAATTATAGATTTTGGTTACACATGCTTTTTAATTACAGTACATATGAATTTAATCATACACTGCCTTCTTCCCTTTTCCATTTAGGGTATGACTGGTAGCCCTGGTAGCCCTGGACCTGATGGAAAGACTGGCCCTGCTGTAAGTATCCATCACCATCACAAGTCTGTTATGACTTGACATTAACAATGTACTGTCCCATTATTACACTACAAATGTACCTCATTTACTCAGCTTTTAATCCAGCTTCAGTGTCATACCTCATTTTCCATATAAAGCAACATTTGAcacatattaaacagaaaaacaacctCTGCATAATAGCACTAGTCTGAGCATGACGTCAGCTGAATGGATAACATAATGAGAGCAGATCTGTTGTTTACAGGCAACAGAGAGTGCTAGAATGCATAGAAATACAGATCCTCACAGACATGCATTAGTCACCATAGTCTCATAAAggagcaacacactgaatgtCTCTACTCATGGCAGGGAGCTCCTGGACAAGATGGCCGCCCCGGACCCCCAGGCCCTGGTGGAGCCAGAGGTCAGCCTGGTGTTATGGGATTCCCCGGACCAAAGGGTGCTGCTGTGAGTGTGCTATCCTTATCTTTTTACTCTgatccaatgaaaaacaaatctgaGATATGTACTTTGggattaaaattttaaatgactAATTTTGGGAATGTACAAAATGATCAGTAATATGGCACCAAGTTATTAAAGCTTTATAAATGATGAATAATTTGCAAGTGGCCTCTGATTACTGTAACATCTGTATAATTTAATATCTGTTAACTGTGTCAAAGATTTTCTTGAATCTAATGAGGAGGACAGAGGGCCTTTGTTAATGAATGGGAAAACAAATGCATCCAAACAAAAGCTGACAACAAGCTCTTTAACTCTGCAGGGTGAGGCTGGCAAACCCGGTGAGAGAGGTGTGATGGGTGCTATTGGTGTTCCTGTAAGTATCTACATCTTCCTCTTTCTACAACGtagaaaaaaacacttctgcaaTTAGCTTTAAGggtttattttctctttctcaaaatgtgcttttctaTGTATGCAGGGTGCTCCTGGTAAAGATGGTGATGTTGGTGCACCTGGTGCTCCTGGCCCCGCTGTAAGTACTTTTAATATCTGACAATACTCCCAATATTTTATCCCTTGTCATTTTCCAGTTGCCAGTTTGTAGGTACATCTACCTTGCAGCTacattcactggtcattttatcagGTACATCTACCTTGTAGGTGCACTTGGCAGGCACAAAGTTaatgactgtagcccatcaaaATTGATCAGTCCTCCACTACTCCATTCATCAGTGCAAAGAagcaccacaggaccactgctgaccagctGTGTTGCTGGGATTTTGAACAAGAGTCACTACTGGGTTTAGAAAAGTCCATCACTTAAAAGTATCCAACCAACATtgatcctgtggtcagaaactgatcacTAATGAAGGGCTacaggatgactaacacaaattgtgcatggTAAAGGACATAAGAAGTGCTATaatctctaactgtacacctacaAAGTAAGCTGGAGGGTGCAGGGTCGCCGGAACCATGGGGCGAAGAGGGCATTTGACCCATTACTTTTCAAAGTACTGGGGCCATGACCCACCAGTTTCTGACTAACTTCAGATCCCTTACATCATTAAGAAATTAAACTACATAGATCTTCGACCAATACATATGAATAGAGTGTTAAAACCTATTAGCAGACCCAATCAGGATCTCCATTTCAGCTTGGAGGCTTGACATTTCCCAAACACTAAAGCCTTCATAAGTTTGTGTTCAGCGAAAGCAGTTGCAGCTCACTCAtcttgtaaaatattttactgcAATACACAAACGTAATACACAGTCAGAGTTTACGTGGTTTATGTAGAGCATATTTTTGTCCATGCATCAATGTTCACATTTGAATAACAACAAACTGATCAACAAACTAATCATAAAGAAGGAGATATCAACTGTCACTTACTTTTGCTATTGTGATacacttttattattatcttgAATTGGTGTGGATTACTTCCACTATTCCAGTTAATTGATTTAACATGTAACTTTGATTGCTTTGTACACCTTCTGGCTATGACGAAACCATGATATTCCTTCTTTTGTTTACAGGGACCTTCTGGTGAGAGAGGTGAGCAGGGACCTGCTGGTCCTCCTGGATTCCAGGTGAGCTCATAATTCTCTCGAAAAAAAGACCTCATTTTAGGTGGTCCCTAAGATCAGTGCTCTCATAACTTTGCATTTCCTCTCCGTAACAGGGTCTGCCTGGACCTCAGGGTGCTACTGGTGAGCCTGGAAAGTCTGGTGAGCAGGTAAGATAGTCCAGTTGATAAGCATCAATGCACTAGCCAGGATCAGAAGTTGAGGTTAGTGTACTTCAATGGATGGCTGTTGATACAGTAATGATCATCTCTGTTGCAGGGTGTGCCTGGTGAAGCTGGAGCTCCTGGAGTTGCCGGATCCAGAGTAAGTATTCACTTATTCATAGCCTTGCAGGTTGTAAGGATTCTACTTGACAAATGCACAGACCTTCACTAGTTCCAAAACTAATGgcctctttttatctctcttttctgtgcAGGGTGACAGAGGATTCCCTGGTGAGCGTGGAGCCCCTGGAGCTGCTGGTCCCGCTGGCCCTCGTGGTTCTCCTGGTGCTGCTGGTAATGATGGTGCCAAGGTGAGTGTCACCTGTCATACTTGGGTGTCACACAAATGTGTGTTAGGTTTAGTTGCCAATCTACAATATTTATCATAGCATTAGGCTGGACTGATGTAAGGAAAGTCCCTCTAAATTGATGCTATGCTTGCTAGGATAATGCTATATCACACTACTAGGATAGGATTTGGTAACCTAAGCTATTCCAAGACAGCATGCAAAGGGACACTGTTTTCTTTTCAGGTATTagttattaaaataaaacaaatacgATCTGTATCGATCTTGCATTGTTAGTCACTTATTTCTGGTATGACTGTTGCCAaagcacaataataataataatcttttcatttttcattacttCTCTTTCTACACATACAGGGTGAGACTGGTGCTGCAGGTGCCCCTGGTGCTCAGGGTCCTCCTGGTCTTCAGGGTATGCCTGGTGAGCGTGGTGCTGCTGGTCTGCCAGGTCTCAAGGGTGACAGAGTGAGTGCCACCACAACTGTGTTTTCATAGCACACATCAAACGATTAAATAACTTCATTAACAAGCAATAATTTGATCAAGTCAATTTCCCCAATCACTGGTTGCTGGTGGGAGATCTTGTGCTATTGATTTTAGACATCCTGACTATTGAGATTATTTTATATTCTGTATAATTAGATTAATTGGTCCACTTGATTGTAATGTCAGTAGGCATGACCCTCATATGACTCATATGCACAGGACATGATGATTACCTCAAAATAATTTGGTGATTACAATGATATGCAATTGAAAACCCTAACAGAAATCCTTAAAAGATCCTTATATCATGTATGAAATTGGAAGGAATGGTGTGTAGGTAAAATCAAGCAGATTTTCATGTGGCCAAGAGCACTGCAGTACTTGgacatatttttaaaggcaGGAATGAAATGCTTCCTCAAAAAAGAGCAAGATGGCCACCAAGTTTGCCCATAAATATTTTGGAGGTCTAACTCTTTTTTAGAAGTTAACAACATTGAAGATTCAATCAGAACTGACACTGTTAGTAATGAAATGCAGAACTGATTTGCAAATTTGTTAGGCTGATAGTAAGGCATGTCTCTGAAAAATGTTGCCTCTCATTTGAAGGTGTACTGTAATACCTGcgtattatataatattttaatcaaCATGGTATAGGGAAACTTATCAAGCATGCCACCTCTCAGTGCACTACACTGACAtgcaatgtattttttattgacTAATGGCTCTAAATCACATCTTGCCAATTGCACAATTAAATTACAAAAACTAATTTGATTTTAATACCAATGCCAAATTTAGTATCACAACGCTCAATACCAAATGCCACTATtgtaaaaaggtaaaaacaCTGATCGTTGTCTGAACAAATGtttattgaattgaatattagtgaaaaatattcaaatttctaGAGTCTGATTAAgtctatttttcatttatttatccaaTGTTTTTCATCAGCACAACGCTACAAAACCTAAGCTGTGACGTATCATCCTCTACAGACATCCTCTTGACTGGAATCTGGCATATCAGTGTAGCATGTAGCAGAGATAAACTTGATTCTTTAATCCTTATTTTGCAATAAGAAAACTAATGTCACATTGTCTGTCTTCTCAGGGTGACCAAGGCGCAAAGGGTGCTGACGGTGCCGCTGGTAAGGATGGCATCCGTGGTATGACTGGACCCATTGGACCTCCTGGACCAGCTGGTGCTCAGGGTGACAAGGTTAGTCTCTCTTAAACTTTATATCTGAAATCATTGATCACAGAATCAGTTGACCTTTTTGGGGCTAACTGTATTGGCTCTATTTTTACCAAGGGAGAGCCTGGTGCTGGTGGACCTGTTGGACCTACTGGTGCTCGTGGACCCCCTGTGAGTACTTGTCTCTTTCCTGGATAACATTTAGCACAcacattttgcatcaaacccCGCCACTGTTTCTTCTCAATAAGCACGTCTCTTTGAATACTAGCTTAATTAAACATGAAATTATTTTGATGATAAAAATAATGATCATGTATCATCTGCAAAACATACCTTTTacagagctgcacaatataGACAAAAATACCCTTTTGCAGTTATATCCCTACAAGTGCTAGTTGATATGCCTTACTATACAATAATACAGAATTAACCTTTGATGTAACAAAGCTAGAGATTGTAATATTTTTAGTAAATTTATTCACGTGTTAGATAATATGAATGTGAATTAATCACCTTAGTTCCCTTAAGTGACTTTAATCTCCACTCCCAGGGTGAGCGTGGTGAGACTGGTGCCCCTGGACCTGCCGGATTTGCTGGACCACCTGTGAGTGCCTACATAACTTTACAATCAACCTAAATTTACACACTATCCTCATTATATAATGTAAGGTTTCAGACATTTCAATGAAACCAAACCTGACAGGTAATTCAAATATATGTAGAAAATTATACCAACAAATGTACCAATtgcaccaatttttcaaataaatgtcatttattgTCTTTGGCCTACCTGAAGCAACCGTTAATAGTTCATAATATACAACAAGTGAGTTTGTCAAAAGACTGGCTGACCATGTCTCTGTTCCTTACATAGGGTGCTGATGGCCAGCCTGGTGCTAAGGGAGAGCCTGGCGATACTGGTGCTAAGGGTGATGCTGGTGCCcctggagctgctggagctACTGGTGCCCCTGGACCTCAGGTAAAGACACATCCAAACCGGTCTTGCATAAAGCATAAATGCATTGAACATCTAGCTGTTCGTAGCAATACGATGAAAGCAATACATTCACTTCATGACTTGTTGTCATTACATGCTTATAAATGTATCAGAAAATATTAGCATTATGGATACATTTTCCCCTAAATATTTTTGTCACTAAGCTATTATTTGACAAAACTGTTGCAACTACAAACCTGAAGCTGAATATCCACAACAAATTTACGATGCAACAATGCTCCACTACAGGGCCCTGTTGGTGCTACTGGACCCAAGGGTGCCCGTGGTGCTGCTGGACCTCCTGTGAGTatcacacatacatttttagaTTTCTTGAATGGTACTAGACCTTTAAATCTACAGAAAAGTAATCACATTCTGTTGTTTCAAGATTAATATCCTGTTTTGACCAATCAATCTCTCTACCGCTTCTGTTAAGGGTGCTACTGGTTTCCCTGGTGCTGCTGGCAGAGTTGGACCTCCTGGCCCTGCTGTAAGTTCTTCAGTGCAGCTCACAATAAAAACTCTGTAACCAACTACGGTTATTTGGACAGTTTACATAACACTAAAAGAACCTTTGATTATTACTGGATGAACACTTAAATGCTGTTCCACCTCTGCTCTGTCCCTCACAGGGTAACTCTGGTCCCCCTGGACCTCCCGGACCCTCTGGAAAGGAAGGCCCCAAGGGTAACCGTGGCGAGACTGGATCTCCTGGTCGCCCTGGTGAGATTGGTGCCGCTGGTCCTCCTGGCCCCTCTGGTGAGAAGGGAACTCCTGGTGCTGAGGGTGCCCCCGTAAGTCTTTCATACTATCTGTAAATAGGATCTCCTCAAACACAGGAATTGTCAAATGACAAGTCATCTTCATCATTTGCTGTCCTTTGCAGGGACCTTCTGGTATCCCCGGACCTCAAGGTATTGCTGGACAGCGTGGTATTGTTGGTCTTCCTGGACAGAGAGGCGAGCGTGGTTTCCCCGGTCTCCCTGGCTCATCTGTGAGTGTTCTGAGTGACTGAAAACTCTCTAATCACAGCCTTAGTATCTCCAGTCAGTGGAACAGAATTCTATACAGGCATGACAAATTTAGACCGTAGATATCCTTTTAAGATGCTAAACTTTAGCAAACATTGGTTCTCGTGCTTCTTGATATATTGAATATGCTAGGGAATTGCTCAATTCATTAACCTCATCAAATGCTGTCCTCTGCTAGGGAGAGCCTGGCAAGCAGGGACCTGGTGGCCCCAGTGGCGAGCGTGGACCTCCTGGCCCCATGGGACCCCCTGGACTGGCTGGACCTCCTGGTGAGCCTGGTCGTGAGGTGAGTACATTTACCTGTACACTCATACTTGTTGCACACCTCTTACAAGGACATAAATaactttatattattatttagcattaTAGCAAATTCTCTTAGTAGCCTATCTTGAGGTTTGATATCATCCGAAAACACAGGACAAAGTAAACTATTAAACATTTTGTCTCCTAGGGTACTCCTGGTAATGAGGGTGCTGCTGGCCGTGATGGTGCTGTTGGCCCCAAGGTGAGGTGAACTCATCCTGTTGTCATTATTATTGTACATTAATCACTCAGCCACCAGCCTCTTTCAAGTTTGGCCTCAAATGATGCCCCAAAAACTGTGCTTTCTCTGTCATTGTCCTTGACCTCAGTTGACAAAGTTCTCTGTTTGCCTTCTATAGGGTGACCGTGGTGAGACTGGTGCTTCTGGTGCTCCTGGTGCTCCTGGACCCCCTGGTGCTCCTGGACCCATTGGCCCTGCTGGAAAGACTGGTGACCGTGGAGAGGCTGTGAGTGGTCATTTCACAGTTGAAGCAAATCTAGTTCCACTGCAACTATTCTTAAAAAAATACCCTCTTCAATCAATATATGATGGAAAATCAGTGTCTCAATGACTTTTCACAGCAATGTCCATCTCTCCACTCTTTCAGGGTCCCGCTGGTCCTGCCGGTGCTTCTGGCCCAGCTGGTCCCCGTGGCCCTGCTGTAAGTTCATACTGTATTCGTTCCATTGTTACCACACACCTATTAATGCCCATAACAAAATCAAGCCATGGAGGATCTAAGACTTTTGCGAACACAGATTGtgcatgggaaaaaaaaatgtatagggTGCATTGTTGCCAAATTATTATTGACAACAATCAACAAGAGCCACCACAAGGTTATTTGAACAATGACACATACACTTGTAGATTAAACCTTATTTACTTTGTCAAGAAACAGTTGTCGTAAATCTCTGTATTGGTGGAACCAGgcaaaaaatgaacacatgaacACCTTGGCCAATCAATGTCATCCCTTAGAAATATAAGTTAGCTTTTAGACTGACCATATATCCCTCTAAACAGGGACCTGCTGGAGCCCGTGGAGACAAGGGTGAGACCGGAGAGGCTGGAGAGAGAGGCATGAAGGGACACAGAGGATTCACTGGAATGCAGGGACCCCCTGGACCTCCTGTAAGTGACTTCCCATTTGCTTGATGGATAAATGCATCACATGTCTCATATGCAGCCATCTCTACAGCAGTATATAAAACAtgtgttatgtttattttaacacaatgtgaTCATTAATCCATAAATGCAAAGACATTCCTGTGGTCCTTGCTACATGATTATGCCATCCAGTAGATTACAAAGTCACACATAATTTAGGACAGTACACATGGGTTGGCTGTGGATGAGcttcaaatgaaaatgtttcataTGATTTGATTATGCTCCATTATAGGGACCTTCCGGAGagtctggacctgctggagctTCTGGCCCCGCTGGACCTAGAGtgagtattttcttttttaaacttatttacAGTAAAGAGTGTATTTACCGCAATTCCAAGAAATTG
This window harbors:
- the col1a1a gene encoding collagen, type I, alpha 1a isoform X1 → MFSFVDIRLALLLSATVLLARGQGEDDRTGSSCTLDGQVYNDRDVWKPEPCQICVCDSGTVMCDEVICEDTSDCANPIIPPDECCPICPDDEYQEPRVEGPKGMPGEKGDRGPAGPPGNDGIPGQPGLPGPPGPPGPPGLGGNFSPQMSGGFDEKSGGMPIPGPMGPMGPRGPPGPAGIPGPQGFTGPPGEPGEAGAPGPMGPRGAAGPPGKNGEDGESGKPGRPGERGPPGPQGARGFPGTPGLPGIKGHRGFSGLDGAKGDGGPAGPKGEPGAAGENGTPGAMGPRGLPGERGRAGPPGAAGARGNDGAAGAAGPPGPTGPAGPPGFPGGPGAKGEVGAQGTRGAEGPQGARGEPGNPGPAGPAGPAGNNGADGAPGLKGAPGASGIAGAPGFPGPRGPPGAAGTPGAPGPKGNTGEAGAPGAKGEAGVKGESGAPGVQGPPGPPGEEGKRGARGEPGAAGVRGPAGERGAPGARGFPGADGAAGPRGAPGERGGPGVVGAKGATGEPGRNGEPGMPGSKGMTGSPGSPGPDGKTGPAGAPGQDGRPGPPGPGGARGQPGVMGFPGPKGAAGEAGKPGERGVMGAIGVPGAPGKDGDVGAPGAPGPAGPSGERGEQGPAGPPGFQGLPGPQGATGEPGKSGEQGVPGEAGAPGVAGSRGDRGFPGERGAPGAAGPAGPRGSPGAAGNDGAKGETGAAGAPGAQGPPGLQGMPGERGAAGLPGLKGDRGDQGAKGADGAAGKDGIRGMTGPIGPPGPAGAQGDKGEPGAGGPVGPTGARGPPGERGETGAPGPAGFAGPPGADGQPGAKGEPGDTGAKGDAGAPGAAGATGAPGPQGPVGATGPKGARGAAGPPGATGFPGAAGRVGPPGPAGNSGPPGPPGPSGKEGPKGNRGETGSPGRPGEIGAAGPPGPSGEKGTPGAEGAPGPSGIPGPQGIAGQRGIVGLPGQRGERGFPGLPGSSGEPGKQGPGGPSGERGPPGPMGPPGLAGPPGEPGREGTPGNEGAAGRDGAVGPKGDRGETGASGAPGAPGPPGAPGPIGPAGKTGDRGEAGPAGPAGASGPAGPRGPAGPAGARGDKGETGEAGERGMKGHRGFTGMQGPPGPPGPSGESGPAGASGPAGPRGPAGSAGSPGKDGISGLPGPIGPPGPRGRTGEIGPAGPPGPPGPPGPPGPSGGGFDIGFIAQPQEKAPDPFRHFRADDANVMRDRDLEVDTTLKSLSQQIESIRSPDGTKKNPARTCRDLKMCHPDWKSGEYWIDPDQGCNQDAIKVYCNMETGETCVYPAQAEIPKKNWYTSKNIKEKKHVWFGEAMTDGFQFEYGGEESKAEDVNIQLTFLRLMSTEASQNITYHCKNSIAYMDQATGNLKKALLLQGSNEIEIRAEGNSRFTYSVTEDGCTSHTGAWGKTVIDYKTTKTSRLPIIDIAPMDVGAPNQEFGIEVGPVCFL
- the col1a1a gene encoding collagen, type I, alpha 1a isoform X2 codes for the protein MFSFVDIRLALLLSATVLLARGQGEDDQYQEPRVEGPKGMPGEKGDRGPAGPPGNDGIPGQPGLPGPPGPPGPPGLGGNFSPQMSGGFDEKSGGMPIPGPMGPMGPRGPPGPAGIPGPQGFTGPPGEPGEAGAPGPMGPRGAAGPPGKNGEDGESGKPGRPGERGPPGPQGARGFPGTPGLPGIKGHRGFSGLDGAKGDGGPAGPKGEPGAAGENGTPGAMGPRGLPGERGRAGPPGAAGARGNDGAAGAAGPPGPTGPAGPPGFPGGPGAKGEVGAQGTRGAEGPQGARGEPGNPGPAGPAGPAGNNGADGAPGLKGAPGASGIAGAPGFPGPRGPPGAAGTPGAPGPKGNTGEAGAPGAKGEAGVKGESGAPGVQGPPGPPGEEGKRGARGEPGAAGVRGPAGERGAPGARGFPGADGAAGPRGAPGERGGPGVVGAKGATGEPGRNGEPGMPGSKGMTGSPGSPGPDGKTGPAGAPGQDGRPGPPGPGGARGQPGVMGFPGPKGAAGEAGKPGERGVMGAIGVPGAPGKDGDVGAPGAPGPAGPSGERGEQGPAGPPGFQGLPGPQGATGEPGKSGEQGVPGEAGAPGVAGSRGDRGFPGERGAPGAAGPAGPRGSPGAAGNDGAKGETGAAGAPGAQGPPGLQGMPGERGAAGLPGLKGDRGDQGAKGADGAAGKDGIRGMTGPIGPPGPAGAQGDKGEPGAGGPVGPTGARGPPGERGETGAPGPAGFAGPPGADGQPGAKGEPGDTGAKGDAGAPGAAGATGAPGPQGPVGATGPKGARGAAGPPGATGFPGAAGRVGPPGPAGNSGPPGPPGPSGKEGPKGNRGETGSPGRPGEIGAAGPPGPSGEKGTPGAEGAPGPSGIPGPQGIAGQRGIVGLPGQRGERGFPGLPGSSGEPGKQGPGGPSGERGPPGPMGPPGLAGPPGEPGREGTPGNEGAAGRDGAVGPKGDRGETGASGAPGAPGPPGAPGPIGPAGKTGDRGEAGPAGPAGASGPAGPRGPAGPAGARGDKGETGEAGERGMKGHRGFTGMQGPPGPPGPSGESGPAGASGPAGPRGPAGSAGSPGKDGISGLPGPIGPPGPRGRTGEIGPAGPPGPPGPPGPPGPSGGGFDIGFIAQPQEKAPDPFRHFRADDANVMRDRDLEVDTTLKSLSQQIESIRSPDGTKKNPARTCRDLKMCHPDWKSGEYWIDPDQGCNQDAIKVYCNMETGETCVYPAQAEIPKKNWYTSKNIKEKKHVWFGEAMTDGFQFEYGGEESKAEDVNIQLTFLRLMSTEASQNITYHCKNSIAYMDQATGNLKKALLLQGSNEIEIRAEGNSRFTYSVTEDGCTSHTGAWGKTVIDYKTTKTSRLPIIDIAPMDVGAPNQEFGIEVGPVCFL